One Bacteroidota bacterium genomic window carries:
- a CDS encoding hemolysin family protein — translation MLQYYLSFLILSLAISAFFSGLEIAFYQAKPLKIELDRKQGKTSAKLLSYFIDHPSNFITNTLIGNNIALVIYGMIFTKIFEYIYPDTGIFGITIPIVSFFVLTLISTIIILIFAEFLPKALFLINPNRILNILAIPYWIIFVTLYPINLIISYTSKGILRIPGIKIKDKKQSFDFYDLFSYLSEQESENLDETENIELDKQMIKNVIDLPNVKVRECLVPRPEIKAVSVNESLSKIKQIFINTGHSKILIYKEDIDNIIGYVHMIDIFGNPKSLNDILRPIIIIVESMPANKLLKLFTENRRSLGLVVDEFGGTAGLVTIEDVLEEIFGEIEDEHDKEHLKEVKIDDRKFVFSARHEIDYLNEKYNFELPEGDYETLGGLILHLHENIPTENEIIKCDRFDFKILKATENRINEIQLKIKLS, via the coding sequence ATGCTACAATATTATTTGTCATTTCTGATTTTGAGTCTTGCCATTTCTGCTTTTTTTTCAGGATTGGAAATTGCATTTTATCAAGCAAAACCACTTAAAATTGAACTTGATAGAAAACAAGGAAAAACTTCTGCAAAATTGCTGTCTTATTTTATTGATCATCCTTCCAATTTTATTACTAACACTTTAATTGGCAACAATATAGCTCTTGTAATTTATGGAATGATATTCACAAAAATATTTGAATATATTTATCCCGATACAGGTATTTTTGGAATTACAATTCCAATAGTTTCTTTTTTCGTTCTCACACTAATATCAACTATCATAATTTTAATATTTGCTGAGTTTTTACCCAAAGCATTGTTTCTCATAAATCCCAACAGGATATTAAATATTCTTGCAATTCCTTATTGGATAATATTTGTAACTCTTTATCCCATTAATTTAATAATCAGCTATACTTCAAAAGGAATTTTAAGAATACCCGGGATTAAAATAAAAGATAAAAAGCAATCATTTGATTTTTATGACTTATTCAGTTATCTTTCGGAACAAGAAAGTGAAAACCTTGATGAAACAGAAAATATTGAACTGGATAAGCAAATGATTAAAAATGTTATTGATTTGCCAAATGTAAAAGTTCGTGAATGTTTAGTTCCAAGACCTGAGATAAAAGCTGTAAGTGTAAATGAATCATTAAGTAAGATTAAACAAATTTTTATTAACACAGGTCATTCAAAAATACTAATTTACAAAGAAGACATTGACAACATTATCGGATATGTTCACATGATAGATATTTTTGGTAATCCAAAATCCCTGAATGATATTTTACGACCAATAATTATTATTGTTGAGTCGATGCCTGCAAATAAATTATTAAAATTATTTACAGAAAACAGAAGGAGTTTAGGGCTTGTTGTTGATGAATTTGGTGGAACAGCAGGGCTTGTAACCATTGAAGATGTTTTGGAAGAAATTTTTGGAGAAATTGAAGATGAGCACGACAAAGAACATTTGAAGGAAGTGAAAATTGACGACAGAAAATTTGTTTTTTCTGCAAGACATGAAATTGATTATTTAAATGAAAAATATAATTTTGAATTACCTGAGGGGGATTACGAAACATTAGGAGGGCTTATACTTCATTTACATGAAAACATACCCACAGAAAATGAAATTATTAAATGTGATAGATTTGATTTCAAAATACTTAAAGCTACTGAAAATAGAATTAATGAAATTCAATTAAAGATTAAATTATCCTAA
- a CDS encoding SAM-dependent methyltransferase has protein sequence MLGKLYLIPTLLGDTAIERSIPEYNLRIIKGLKYFIVENLKQARAFLKKAGVKPPFDNIYFFELNKHTSERDVSKMMQSLIKGNDFGIMTDAGFPVVADPGENIIRFAHENNIQVIPLSGPSSILLALAASGLNAESFTFHGYLPINSNLRVKTIKEIEKTALKTGYSQIFIETPYRNTQLLKDILKVCKAKTQLSIAANISTSNEEILTLSIEEWKKQNKSFHKIPAVFVIGTA, from the coding sequence ATGCTCGGAAAACTTTATTTAATTCCAACACTATTGGGAGATACAGCTATTGAAAGGTCTATTCCTGAATATAATCTCAGGATAATAAAAGGACTAAAATATTTTATCGTAGAAAATCTAAAACAGGCAAGAGCATTTTTGAAAAAAGCAGGGGTAAAGCCACCTTTTGATAACATTTATTTTTTTGAATTAAACAAACATACATCAGAAAGAGATGTGTCGAAAATGATGCAATCTTTGATAAAAGGAAATGATTTTGGAATAATGACAGATGCAGGATTTCCCGTTGTTGCTGATCCGGGTGAAAACATAATTCGATTTGCTCATGAAAACAACATTCAAGTAATTCCACTTTCAGGACCATCTTCTATTTTACTTGCACTTGCAGCTTCAGGTTTAAATGCAGAGTCTTTTACTTTTCATGGATACTTGCCAATAAATTCAAATTTAAGAGTGAAAACAATAAAAGAAATTGAAAAAACAGCTTTAAAAACAGGTTATTCTCAAATATTTATAGAAACACCATACAGAAATACTCAACTTCTAAAAGATATTTTAAAAGTTTGTAAAGCAAAAACCCAACTATCAATTGCTGCTAACATCTCTACTTCCAATGAAGAGATTTTAACCCTTTCAATAGAAGAATGGAAAAAGCAGAATAAAAGTTTTCATAAAATACCTGCTGTTTTTGTCATAGGTACAGCATAG
- the nhaD gene encoding sodium:proton antiporter NhaD produces the protein MFYLMLIIFVLGYAAIALEHPLKIDKSASALLIGVLTWVVFIMSGSDIVAYVESILGHVHGGWESYIHHNPNGSITDWIGHHEILHHLGEISEILFFLLGAMTIVEIVDQHEGFKVITDKITTTKKVKLLWILSILTFFMSAALDNLTTTIVMVALLRKLVEKKEDRWFFASMIILAANAGGAWSPIGDVTTIMLWVKGQVTTIPIIRDVFLPSVAAMVVPLIVLSFILKGNIKRPDLSDSEVEDQNFVSKRESILVLIIGVGSLLFVPVFKNITHLPPYLGMLLGLGNLWVITEIIQKRRHKETNTKLTVVGILTRVDVPTVLFFLGILLAVASLQSAGHLTILANFLDEATGRNIYIINLAIGLLSSIVDNVPLVAGAMGMYSIEATGFMSIDGQFWQFLAYCAGTGGSILIIGSAAGVAAMGMEKIDFIWYMKKISLLAMLGYFAGAGVYYLMFAL, from the coding sequence ATGTTTTATTTAATGCTTATCATTTTTGTTCTGGGATATGCAGCAATTGCCCTTGAACATCCGTTAAAAATTGACAAATCCGCCTCTGCTCTATTAATTGGTGTTTTAACATGGGTGGTATTTATTATGTCAGGCTCCGATATTGTTGCATACGTAGAAAGTATTCTTGGTCATGTACATGGTGGATGGGAAAGCTATATTCATCACAATCCTAACGGGAGCATAACGGATTGGATTGGTCATCATGAAATATTACATCATCTTGGTGAAATCTCAGAAATACTTTTCTTTTTACTTGGTGCTATGACAATCGTTGAAATTGTTGACCAGCACGAAGGATTTAAAGTTATTACAGATAAAATAACAACTACAAAGAAAGTTAAACTTCTTTGGATATTAAGTATTCTTACTTTTTTCATGTCAGCAGCATTAGATAACCTTACAACAACTATTGTGATGGTTGCATTACTCAGAAAGCTCGTTGAAAAAAAAGAAGACAGATGGTTTTTTGCAAGTATGATAATTCTTGCAGCGAATGCCGGTGGTGCTTGGTCTCCAATTGGTGATGTTACAACCATAATGCTTTGGGTAAAAGGACAGGTTACAACTATACCAATTATTAGAGATGTTTTTCTACCAAGTGTAGCAGCCATGGTTGTCCCATTAATTGTATTGTCTTTTATTCTTAAAGGCAATATTAAAAGACCTGATCTTTCAGATTCTGAAGTTGAGGATCAAAATTTTGTTTCCAAAAGAGAAAGTATTTTAGTTTTAATTATAGGTGTCGGTTCTTTACTTTTTGTTCCTGTTTTTAAAAATATTACTCATCTTCCTCCTTATCTTGGAATGTTATTGGGTTTAGGTAACTTGTGGGTAATTACTGAGATAATTCAAAAAAGAAGGCATAAAGAAACAAATACAAAGCTTACTGTTGTTGGTATTTTAACACGTGTTGACGTTCCTACTGTTTTATTCTTTTTAGGAATATTGCTTGCTGTAGCAAGCTTGCAATCAGCAGGACATCTAACAATATTGGCTAATTTTTTAGATGAAGCAACAGGACGTAATATTTACATTATAAACTTAGCAATTGGATTATTGTCATCAATAGTTGATAACGTACCATTAGTTGCAGGTGCAATGGGTATGTACTCTATTGAAGCAACAGGATTTATGAGTATTGACGGACAGTTTTGGCAATTCCTTGCATATTGTGCAGGAACAGGTGGTAGCATTCTTATTATTGGATCAGCCGCAGGTGTTGCTGCAATGGGAATGGAAAAAATTGATTTTATTTGGTACATGAAAAAAATTAGTTTATTAGCCATGTTAGGATATTTTGCAGGTGCAGGAGTTTATTATTTGATGTTTGCATTGTAA